Proteins encoded by one window of Chryseobacterium foetidum:
- the topA gene encoding type I DNA topoisomerase, which translates to MSKNLVIVESPAKAKTIQKYLGSDFEVKSSFGHIRDLPKKGMGIDLATFSPDYEVSADKKKLVTELKSAVKKAEMVWLASDEDREGEAIAWHLAEELKLKPDNRKRIVFHEITKNAILKAIDNPRDIDQNLVNAQQARRVLDRIVGFEMSPVLWKKVKPGLSAGRVQSVAVRLVVEREKEIRAFVPKASFKLDGIFLNKTSQEIAAKLKKDFDKEEEAEKFLELAKTVEFKVLNVETKPGSRSASAPFTTSTLQQEASSRLGYNVTNTMRLAQRLYEEGHITYMRTDSVNLSQEAIEGAKKQILSEYGAEYSSPRNYTTKSSSAQEAHEAIRPTDFSVKTIGDVQLSKLYQLIYRRTLASQMANAKIEKTVIEIGNAKLPQHFEAQGEVIIFDGFLKAYGIVKTEDDDEENNEKLLPKVTVGEVLDYKKITATEKFTRPSARYTEAGLVRKLEELGIGRPSTYAPTIQTIQNREYVDKREIDAQVREILKMSLVKDKIKKEVLDEKFGGDKNKFVPTDIGEVVNDFLTDNFSEILDFGFTARVEESFDEIANGGQKWKEMMTDFYSKFHPRIEDVEENADRANGERLLGVDPKTGKNVTTRIGRFGPMIQIGEQDDEEKPVFASLLSGQNIATITLEDALELFKLPFDLNEVDGLPVSIGVGRFGPYVKWGETYISIPKGEDPLAIKQERAEEIIAEKKLADAPIASYKGEPITKGTGRFGPFIKYQSIFINVPKRYNFENLSQSDINELVEAKLEKEANRYIQHWESEKISIENARWGPIVKHGKNIYKIPRKKDDTKYEADDLKEVSIDEVKKWITAQDPKAFAEKKKPAAKKAPAKKATTAAKKPAVKKPAAKK; encoded by the coding sequence ATGTCGAAAAATTTAGTAATCGTCGAGTCTCCGGCCAAAGCAAAAACTATTCAGAAATATTTAGGTAGCGATTTTGAGGTGAAGTCCAGCTTTGGGCACATCCGTGATCTGCCTAAAAAAGGAATGGGAATAGATCTGGCCACCTTCAGTCCGGATTACGAAGTTTCTGCCGACAAAAAGAAATTGGTAACAGAATTAAAGTCTGCCGTAAAGAAAGCCGAAATGGTGTGGCTTGCTTCCGATGAAGACCGTGAAGGGGAAGCCATCGCATGGCATTTGGCAGAAGAATTGAAACTGAAACCCGACAACAGAAAGAGAATTGTCTTCCACGAAATTACCAAAAATGCGATTCTAAAAGCCATCGACAATCCGAGAGATATTGATCAGAACTTAGTCAACGCTCAACAGGCAAGAAGAGTTCTCGACAGAATCGTAGGTTTCGAAATGTCTCCCGTACTTTGGAAGAAGGTAAAACCGGGATTGTCTGCAGGAAGAGTGCAATCGGTAGCTGTACGTTTGGTGGTGGAAAGAGAAAAAGAAATCCGTGCTTTTGTACCGAAAGCAAGCTTTAAATTAGATGGAATCTTTTTAAACAAAACCTCTCAGGAAATCGCTGCAAAACTCAAAAAAGATTTCGATAAAGAAGAAGAGGCAGAAAAATTCCTTGAACTGGCAAAAACGGTTGAATTTAAAGTTCTCAATGTAGAAACTAAACCAGGAAGCCGTTCTGCATCTGCACCTTTTACCACTTCTACACTTCAGCAGGAAGCGTCTTCAAGATTAGGTTACAATGTTACCAACACGATGCGTCTTGCACAAAGACTGTACGAAGAAGGTCACATCACTTATATGAGAACCGACTCTGTCAACCTTTCTCAGGAAGCAATTGAAGGTGCAAAAAAGCAAATATTATCAGAATACGGAGCAGAATATTCTTCTCCAAGAAACTATACTACCAAATCATCTTCTGCACAGGAAGCTCACGAAGCAATTCGTCCGACAGATTTCTCTGTAAAAACTATTGGTGACGTTCAGTTGAGCAAACTGTATCAATTAATTTACAGAAGAACACTGGCTTCGCAAATGGCAAATGCTAAAATCGAAAAAACGGTCATCGAAATTGGTAATGCCAAACTTCCTCAGCATTTTGAAGCGCAAGGTGAAGTTATCATTTTCGATGGTTTCCTGAAAGCTTACGGAATTGTAAAAACAGAAGACGACGACGAAGAAAACAACGAAAAACTATTGCCGAAAGTAACTGTAGGCGAAGTATTAGACTATAAAAAAATTACAGCAACAGAAAAATTCACAAGACCGAGTGCGAGATATACCGAAGCAGGTTTGGTAAGAAAGCTTGAAGAGCTGGGAATCGGTCGTCCGTCTACGTATGCACCGACTATTCAGACCATTCAGAACCGTGAATATGTTGATAAGAGAGAGATTGACGCTCAGGTTCGTGAGATCTTGAAAATGTCTCTTGTAAAAGACAAAATCAAAAAAGAAGTTCTCGACGAAAAATTCGGGGGCGACAAAAATAAATTCGTTCCTACAGACATCGGTGAAGTGGTAAATGACTTCCTAACCGATAATTTCAGCGAAATTCTTGACTTCGGGTTTACCGCAAGAGTAGAAGAAAGTTTCGACGAAATCGCCAATGGCGGACAGAAGTGGAAAGAAATGATGACTGATTTCTACTCAAAATTCCATCCGAGAATAGAAGATGTAGAAGAAAATGCCGACCGTGCCAACGGAGAAAGACTTTTGGGTGTAGATCCAAAAACCGGAAAGAATGTAACCACAAGAATCGGAAGATTTGGTCCGATGATTCAGATTGGCGAGCAGGATGATGAAGAAAAACCGGTTTTTGCATCACTTTTATCCGGACAGAACATTGCTACGATTACTTTAGAAGATGCTTTGGAACTGTTCAAGCTTCCATTTGATTTAAATGAAGTCGATGGTTTACCAGTTTCTATTGGTGTCGGAAGATTCGGTCCTTATGTGAAATGGGGCGAAACGTACATCAGCATTCCGAAAGGAGAAGATCCGCTTGCTATTAAGCAGGAGCGTGCAGAAGAAATCATTGCAGAAAAGAAACTGGCAGATGCGCCAATTGCGTCTTACAAAGGCGAGCCGATCACAAAAGGAACGGGAAGGTTCGGTCCTTTCATTAAATACCAAAGTATTTTCATCAACGTTCCGAAACGTTATAACTTCGAAAATCTTTCTCAGAGTGACATCAACGAATTGGTGGAAGCTAAATTAGAGAAAGAAGCGAACCGTTACATCCAGCATTGGGAATCAGAAAAGATCTCTATTGAAAATGCGAGATGGGGCCCAATCGTAAAACACGGAAAAAACATCTACAAAATTCCAAGGAAAAAAGACGATACCAAATACGAAGCAGATGACCTGAAAGAAGTCTCCATCGATGAGGTTAAAAAATGGATTACCGCTCAGGATCCAAAAGCTTTTGCAGAAAAGAAAAAACCTGCAGCCAAGAAAGCTCCTGCGAAAAAGGCAACGACTGCTGCTAAAAAACCTGCGGTGAAGAAGCCGGCGGCGAAGAAATAG
- a CDS encoding T9SS type A sorting domain-containing protein — protein sequence MKQKSISQGLMSAGLVLLSFCSTDAQQILAKTENDTKTVVNASRIPMDSDVIASRVYTYPWLLAPNSYIFDPSTANDGIYIPVKKAYAVWTFYKYLNKDNFNYDGKTSAELLWEDNHGLIKTSGGFRLRLTGNKEEGKIVVPVNKGKKGNAVIAFKVDGKIAWSWHIWVTDDPTDGSTYRSFDNVKRETASGSTEVIPAGEWKWMDRNLGAISSSNTAGEWNRSGGLLYQWGRKDPIPPLVLRGDDFYEVSGSVGRVRHRGSKNFTNATNFDNLRLFTPVSTATVENNMALSINNPLSPIYVYKDDLSGPAYYNNNVNLMYNWFGASSDILGQDLPKLNLWSDNAEGYIGIDYNTDDAAQPYRRKSPFDPCPNGWRLPSMLVANLASPTYVDDVRIDFSPFGVRTNLGKTAFESAGNHIIKPSDAGVPSFMTGFKIYPNVGFDMTSVGGFNMGTFPGTGQLAINSQQGQYTDQHQVGLWTATMTRLSDTTPAVSARALFMVPDKYQGDTPNPGDATVKGRYWYMPTSTAKTSDANACRCIQDPGYIVHNYNYPTEYYDEPTDYTDGLKNPNTYQIVKNTTSTLVEIPVSKAFSVQSQLLNNKTILNAASFNSLKANVLWSTNTSLIGSVALSNPSPSSMADLSNTKIQVNINPNQSGNAVITLHNGSITSPVYWSWHIWVTDSAISSFTYATETPNSNAPNYVNYVQKGDVLKTEFMDRNIGATDAFPVVANPLTPNAAELAQIRASTGMQYQWGRKDPIPPFQHADNRASYSIYLGNVAANGSVSYTALSYANYNNLSGNYIVPYNTYSNATNANLLSNDTVPEKLAKILSYSVRNPLVYMIPSTFAPYNSAVPNYTNGTDWISDEPNLAADRWGRGGEKSVYDPCPEGWRIPDLTSTAIISNKDFGISPWYKKDKKVATSYSVISDYLGTRVRNSTTTTIGYIYNNPAYNVGNFPNSGSRGFRSVTANQTASGTFNVNNYQYPGVWTGALNSNYIGRPVNILFDAASSSNRMIAFHDNNDPYFGMNCRCVKVNTNAAGDQAGPIPAIPVTQAGAFKATNVFTQKQIEDKKVKNQISLFPNPVQDILYIKADVRKDYYYQIYNASGQMVRKGKFENNQTNISDLTQGFYLVRINDAEVVVKIMKK from the coding sequence ATGAAACAAAAATCTATTTCTCAAGGCCTTATGTCAGCAGGTCTTGTACTGTTAAGTTTTTGCAGCACAGATGCACAGCAGATTCTTGCAAAAACAGAGAACGACACCAAAACAGTGGTCAACGCGTCAAGAATACCGATGGATTCTGATGTGATCGCTTCAAGGGTTTACACATACCCTTGGCTTCTTGCCCCAAACAGTTATATTTTTGATCCTTCCACCGCAAATGATGGAATCTACATTCCAGTTAAAAAGGCTTATGCAGTTTGGACTTTTTATAAATATTTAAATAAAGACAATTTTAACTACGATGGGAAAACTTCTGCAGAACTTCTTTGGGAAGATAATCATGGTTTAATTAAGACGAGCGGAGGTTTCAGGCTTCGGCTAACGGGAAATAAAGAAGAGGGCAAGATTGTAGTTCCTGTAAATAAAGGCAAAAAAGGAAATGCAGTTATTGCCTTTAAAGTTGATGGCAAAATCGCATGGTCATGGCATATCTGGGTGACAGATGATCCTACCGACGGTTCTACATACCGCAGTTTTGATAATGTCAAAAGAGAAACTGCAAGCGGAAGCACTGAAGTTATTCCTGCAGGAGAATGGAAATGGATGGACAGAAACTTAGGTGCGATTTCATCATCAAACACTGCCGGAGAATGGAACAGAAGCGGCGGGCTTTTGTATCAGTGGGGAAGAAAAGATCCTATTCCGCCATTGGTTTTGAGAGGTGATGATTTTTATGAAGTTTCCGGAAGTGTCGGCAGAGTACGTCACAGAGGTTCAAAAAATTTCACCAATGCTACTAATTTTGATAATTTAAGACTTTTCACACCTGTTTCTACAGCAACTGTGGAAAACAATATGGCTCTTTCAATCAACAATCCGTTGAGCCCGATTTATGTTTACAAAGATGATCTTTCCGGTCCGGCTTATTATAATAACAATGTCAACCTGATGTACAATTGGTTTGGAGCATCTTCGGATATTCTTGGTCAGGATTTGCCTAAACTGAATCTCTGGTCTGATAATGCTGAAGGTTATATCGGTATAGATTATAATACGGACGATGCTGCGCAGCCCTATAGAAGAAAATCTCCTTTTGATCCGTGCCCAAATGGATGGCGTTTGCCATCGATGTTGGTTGCCAATTTAGCTTCGCCAACGTATGTGGATGATGTGAGAATAGATTTTTCTCCGTTTGGTGTTCGTACTAATCTTGGAAAAACAGCATTTGAAAGTGCAGGAAATCATATTATCAAACCATCCGATGCTGGAGTTCCTTCATTTATGACAGGTTTTAAAATATATCCCAATGTAGGTTTCGATATGACTTCTGTCGGAGGTTTCAATATGGGAACTTTTCCTGGAACAGGTCAATTGGCAATCAATTCGCAACAGGGTCAGTACACCGACCAGCATCAGGTGGGATTGTGGACAGCAACAATGACAAGGTTATCAGACACAACACCAGCGGTTTCTGCGAGAGCATTATTTATGGTTCCGGACAAATATCAGGGTGACACACCCAATCCGGGCGATGCTACCGTGAAAGGTAGATACTGGTACATGCCGACATCCACTGCGAAAACTTCGGATGCCAATGCATGCAGATGTATTCAGGATCCGGGATATATTGTTCATAATTATAATTATCCAACAGAATATTATGATGAGCCTACCGATTACACAGATGGTTTAAAAAATCCAAATACCTATCAGATTGTAAAAAATACCACTTCAACTTTGGTAGAAATCCCCGTATCCAAGGCGTTTTCGGTTCAAAGTCAGTTGTTGAATAACAAGACAATTTTAAATGCGGCAAGTTTCAACAGTCTTAAGGCTAATGTTCTTTGGTCTACCAACACGTCGCTGATTGGTTCTGTGGCGTTATCGAATCCGTCTCCGTCAAGCATGGCTGATCTTTCGAATACAAAAATTCAGGTCAACATCAATCCAAACCAAAGTGGAAATGCAGTGATCACACTTCACAACGGAAGTATCACAAGTCCAGTGTATTGGTCATGGCATATTTGGGTGACCGATAGCGCAATTTCATCTTTCACTTATGCTACGGAAACGCCAAATTCAAACGCGCCTAACTATGTTAATTATGTTCAGAAAGGTGATGTATTAAAAACAGAATTTATGGACAGAAACATTGGTGCAACCGATGCTTTTCCTGTCGTTGCAAATCCGTTAACTCCGAATGCTGCCGAGCTTGCGCAAATCAGAGCTTCTACGGGAATGCAGTACCAGTGGGGAAGAAAAGATCCTATCCCACCGTTTCAGCATGCCGATAACAGAGCTTCCTACAGTATTTATTTAGGAAATGTAGCTGCTAATGGATCCGTTTCCTACACAGCATTGAGTTATGCGAATTATAATAATTTATCAGGAAATTATATTGTTCCTTACAACACATATTCAAACGCCACCAATGCAAACTTGTTGTCTAATGACACGGTTCCGGAAAAATTAGCTAAAATTTTATCTTATTCGGTGAGAAATCCTTTGGTGTACATGATTCCAAGCACTTTTGCACCTTACAATTCAGCAGTTCCGAACTATACCAACGGTACAGACTGGATTTCAGATGAACCCAATTTAGCTGCAGACAGATGGGGTAGAGGTGGCGAAAAATCCGTTTACGATCCATGTCCTGAAGGCTGGAGAATTCCGGATCTAACGAGCACTGCAATTATTTCCAACAAAGATTTCGGAATTTCACCATGGTACAAAAAAGATAAAAAAGTAGCAACAAGTTACAGCGTAATTTCGGATTATCTGGGAACTAGAGTGAGAAACAGCACAACGACGACAATCGGGTATATCTACAACAATCCTGCGTACAACGTCGGCAATTTCCCGAACTCAGGATCGAGAGGTTTCAGAAGTGTGACGGCAAATCAAACGGCTTCAGGAACTTTTAATGTAAACAATTATCAGTATCCGGGAGTCTGGACAGGAGCTTTGAATTCAAACTACATCGGAAGACCTGTAAACATTCTTTTTGATGCTGCCTCAAGTTCCAACAGAATGATTGCCTTCCATGATAATAATGATCCTTATTTCGGGATGAACTGCCGCTGTGTAAAAGTGAACACCAATGCAGCCGGCGATCAGGCGGGACCAATTCCGGCAATTCCTGTGACGCAGGCGGGCGCTTTCAAGGCTACCAACGTGTTTACGCAAAAACAAATCGAGGACAAAAAAGTTAAAAATCAAATCTCATTATTCCCAAATCCGGTGCAGGATATTCTTTATATCAAAGCGGATGTGAGAAAAGATTATTATTACCAAATTTACAATGCTTCAGGGCAAATGGTTAGAAAAGGGAAGTTTGAAAATAATCAAACCAATATTTCAGATTTAACTCAAGGTTTTTATCTTGTAAGAATCAATGATGCGGAAGTAGTTGTGAAAATTATGAAGAAGTAA
- a CDS encoding EpsG family protein, with product MSLFHPYYLIVFVVLLVFSAQEVFGRRVEKKYLWYLAIFLILIAGLRKFVGPDYGSYVGIYVYSDQIDYVSIICKALYLEPPTPFELEWLFILINKIILNVFNAPFYILTLVIAAITMYFKIEYIEENTFYPFTFILFMFIPGFFIGESGQIRQCLASFIVYYAIKYIKTRQLFMYILFIWIGAGIHNVCYVFLPMYWVARIPINKAVMLGFIITSIFLSPFEVYRVFGSFLEGVASDNVLVEGFNGYVDESVTRLNGGFGVPEGLMAILTFFLFFFDNQMKEKFPYYEYHRNYAVIGVCSYFIFRNNPIFASRLAGAFIGFSYIIIINSMYVVNDSTKRLIYTFIISLFIFNFVLFSSFKNIVNGNFTIERYNNYLLP from the coding sequence ATGAGTTTATTTCACCCCTATTACCTGATTGTTTTTGTTGTGTTGCTGGTTTTCAGTGCGCAGGAAGTTTTTGGCCGAAGGGTAGAGAAAAAATACCTTTGGTACCTGGCAATTTTTCTGATTTTAATTGCGGGGCTTAGAAAGTTTGTTGGTCCCGATTACGGAAGTTATGTAGGTATATATGTGTATTCAGATCAGATAGATTACGTAAGCATTATTTGCAAGGCCTTGTATCTGGAGCCTCCCACACCCTTTGAACTGGAGTGGCTTTTTATACTCATCAATAAGATAATTCTGAATGTTTTCAATGCGCCGTTTTATATTCTTACTTTGGTGATTGCAGCAATTACCATGTATTTTAAGATAGAATATATCGAAGAAAACACATTTTATCCTTTTACATTTATACTGTTTATGTTCATTCCGGGTTTTTTTATCGGAGAAAGTGGACAAATCAGGCAGTGTTTGGCATCGTTTATAGTCTATTATGCAATTAAATATATAAAAACAAGACAGCTTTTTATGTATATCCTGTTTATCTGGATTGGGGCGGGAATTCATAATGTCTGTTATGTTTTTCTTCCAATGTATTGGGTTGCGAGAATTCCAATCAATAAGGCGGTGATGCTGGGGTTCATTATTACTTCAATCTTCCTTTCTCCTTTTGAAGTTTACCGTGTTTTTGGAAGCTTTTTGGAGGGCGTTGCTTCGGATAATGTTCTTGTAGAGGGATTCAACGGATATGTAGATGAATCTGTAACTCGTCTGAACGGTGGTTTTGGTGTGCCCGAAGGTTTGATGGCTATTCTTACTTTTTTCCTTTTCTTTTTTGATAATCAGATGAAAGAGAAGTTTCCTTACTACGAATACCACAGAAACTATGCTGTTATAGGTGTTTGCTCCTATTTTATATTCAGAAACAATCCTATTTTCGCATCTCGTCTGGCGGGTGCATTTATTGGTTTTTCTTATATTATTATCATCAATTCTATGTACGTGGTGAATGATTCTACCAAAAGGTTAATCTATACTTTTATCATCTCACTTTTCATTTTCAACTTTGTTCTATTCTCAAGCTTTAAAAACATTGTTAACGGAAACTTCACAATAGAGCGGTATAATAACTATTTATTACCTTAA
- a CDS encoding MMPL family transporter gives MHRFFIQLYYLISKNRILSIAIALGILLVCGFFASKINFEEDINQIIPKNEKSDLTAKVLKQLNFSDKIIVIIEKKSKDENFQLSETADAFLNKIEPLQKYIGSVQGKVNDNEISETFDFVNQNLPLFLDDNDYSEIERKLSKDSIAKQVENNYVSLVSPTSLVTKEFIKKDPLGITFLGIKKLNALNISKDFKLEDNYIVSKDGKNLLLFIDPKNKSNDTKNNEVFVDSLNKIKDEINKNFKGKTEISYFGSPVIAVANAQQIKKDIQNTVIISMTVLLILLIYYFRNFFTPLIVFLPTVFAVFISLMILYFIKDKISAISLSVGAILIGITIDYALHILTHYKHNNNIEELYKEITQPIILSSATTAVSFLCLVFVRSEALKDLGLFAAITVFLSSFAALIIVPQLYFPKEKSGKVSTNFIDKIGNYPYEKNKPLIIGCSIMIVACLFGFRHVGFNENIGDLNYIPKDLKISEAKLEKLSDITSKSIYTISYGNSESEALARNSRLSNFLEKEKQEGKILSYNSIGNVILSEKDQQKKVEKWNQFWNQNKKNQTIAELVKNGNEFGFNASAFDQFNENLNKTYSSLSLKDYEKIKALQISEFLSNENGFFTVSNVVKVDETKRDAFIKDVEKSHEALAIDRQQMNENFLGLLKRDFNTLINYSLLAIILTIIVFFRNFELSLLTMFPIVLTGVVTAGILYFLGLELNIFSTVVCTLVFGVGDDFSIFLTKAMQKEHTTGKNELPTYRISIILAVFTTILSIGSLIFAKHPALHSLALVALIGMFSVIVITSTLYPFWFRFLIINRAKKGLSPITLRLFLNSVFSFIYYGLGGLIFSAIGSIFVKKSKGKTLDFIKLILAKFLVSVLYTNPFVRKKIIANPNENFTEPAVIIANHTSFLDTLVMGMVSHKIVYLVNDWVYHSPFFGKIVRALGFYPVSQGIENGMEQLREKVAQGYSLVVFPESERSYNNNVKRFHKGAFYIAEQFNLDILPIYIHGNSEVQPKGDFIIYDGSITVKVGDRILKEDLSFGEDYSERTKKINAYFRDEFAKLRNEIEDENYFKKKLFLSFLYKENEVVKPVKEDFNQNKSVYFELNRHIENDATIFHIADDFGQKDILLTLQQAGRRIFSLINDSEKRSVAKNSYLVQKRKLNYIDNQTQINKKIDVLLISDENFHLTDIKDFPETIILLNIKNQTFENANYKQLFNSESIKVFRHE, from the coding sequence ATGCATCGCTTTTTCATCCAATTATATTATCTGATTTCTAAAAACCGGATTCTTTCTATCGCTATAGCTTTGGGAATTCTTCTTGTTTGCGGATTTTTTGCTTCTAAAATTAATTTTGAGGAAGACATTAATCAAATTATTCCTAAAAACGAAAAATCAGATCTGACAGCGAAAGTTCTGAAGCAGCTCAATTTTTCAGATAAAATTATCGTCATCATCGAAAAAAAATCGAAGGACGAAAATTTTCAGCTTTCAGAAACGGCCGATGCCTTCTTAAATAAAATTGAGCCTCTTCAAAAATATATCGGTTCGGTTCAGGGGAAAGTTAATGATAATGAAATCTCCGAAACATTTGATTTTGTCAACCAGAATTTACCTTTGTTTTTAGATGATAATGATTATTCTGAAATTGAAAGAAAACTCAGTAAAGACAGCATTGCAAAGCAGGTTGAGAACAATTACGTTTCTTTGGTTTCGCCAACAAGTCTGGTGACCAAAGAATTTATTAAAAAAGATCCGCTGGGAATTACTTTTCTCGGCATTAAAAAACTGAACGCTTTAAACATCAGCAAAGATTTTAAGCTTGAAGACAATTACATCGTTTCAAAAGACGGCAAAAACCTACTTCTTTTCATCGATCCAAAAAATAAAAGCAACGACACCAAAAACAATGAAGTTTTCGTCGACAGTTTGAATAAAATTAAAGACGAAATCAACAAAAATTTTAAAGGAAAAACCGAAATCAGCTATTTTGGATCGCCTGTAATTGCGGTTGCCAATGCTCAACAAATTAAAAAAGACATTCAGAATACGGTGATTATTTCAATGACGGTTCTGTTGATTCTGCTGATTTATTATTTCCGGAATTTTTTCACGCCGTTGATTGTTTTTCTTCCAACCGTTTTTGCAGTTTTCATTTCGCTAATGATTTTGTATTTCATAAAAGATAAAATTTCAGCGATTTCACTCAGCGTCGGAGCGATTTTAATTGGAATTACAATTGATTATGCCCTTCATATTCTCACGCATTACAAGCACAACAACAATATTGAAGAGCTTTACAAAGAAATCACACAACCGATTATCCTGAGCAGTGCGACAACGGCAGTTTCTTTTTTATGCTTAGTTTTCGTTCGTTCTGAGGCGTTGAAAGATCTCGGACTTTTTGCAGCAATTACAGTTTTTCTTTCTTCATTTGCAGCATTGATTATTGTTCCGCAACTTTATTTTCCGAAAGAAAAATCAGGAAAAGTAAGCACGAATTTCATAGATAAGATTGGAAATTATCCTTACGAAAAGAACAAACCTTTGATTATTGGTTGTTCAATTATGATTGTTGCCTGTCTTTTTGGGTTCCGTCACGTTGGTTTTAATGAAAATATCGGTGATCTAAATTACATTCCGAAAGATTTAAAAATAAGTGAAGCCAAGCTGGAAAAACTGTCTGACATTACTTCAAAATCAATTTACACCATTTCTTACGGAAATTCTGAGAGTGAAGCATTGGCGAGAAATTCAAGATTGAGTAACTTTTTGGAAAAAGAAAAGCAGGAAGGCAAAATTTTAAGTTACAATTCGATTGGAAACGTCATTTTGTCTGAAAAAGACCAGCAGAAAAAAGTTGAAAAATGGAATCAGTTTTGGAATCAGAATAAAAAAAATCAGACGATTGCCGAATTGGTCAAAAACGGAAACGAGTTTGGATTTAATGCTTCGGCTTTTGATCAGTTTAATGAGAATTTAAATAAAACCTATTCCAGTTTAAGCTTAAAAGATTATGAAAAAATAAAAGCTCTTCAGATTTCCGAATTTCTAAGCAACGAAAACGGGTTTTTCACAGTTTCGAATGTTGTAAAAGTGGATGAAACGAAAAGAGACGCCTTCATCAAAGATGTTGAAAAAAGCCACGAAGCTTTGGCAATCGACCGTCAACAGATGAATGAAAACTTTTTAGGCTTACTGAAAAGAGATTTCAATACTTTGATTAACTATTCTCTTCTGGCAATTATTTTAACGATTATTGTTTTCTTCAGAAATTTCGAATTGTCTTTGCTGACGATGTTTCCGATTGTTCTGACGGGAGTTGTGACTGCAGGAATTCTTTATTTTTTAGGTTTAGAATTAAATATTTTCAGTACCGTTGTCTGCACTTTGGTTTTTGGCGTCGGCGATGATTTCAGCATTTTCCTGACGAAAGCAATGCAAAAAGAACATACGACAGGAAAAAACGAACTTCCAACGTATAGAATTTCTATTATTTTGGCAGTTTTCACAACGATTTTATCCATCGGATCTCTGATTTTCGCCAAACATCCTGCTTTACATTCATTAGCTTTGGTCGCCTTGATTGGAATGTTTTCAGTGATTGTTATTACATCAACTTTATATCCGTTCTGGTTTAGATTTTTAATCATCAACAGAGCAAAAAAAGGTTTGTCGCCAATTACTTTAAGACTGTTTTTAAACTCAGTATTTTCCTTTATTTATTATGGTTTAGGCGGATTGATTTTCTCTGCCATCGGAAGTATTTTCGTGAAAAAATCGAAAGGAAAAACTTTGGATTTCATTAAATTAATTTTAGCAAAATTTCTGGTATCGGTTTTATACACCAATCCTTTTGTCAGAAAAAAAATTATTGCAAATCCTAATGAAAACTTTACAGAACCTGCTGTAATCATTGCCAATCACACGTCTTTTCTTGATACATTGGTTATGGGAATGGTCAGCCATAAAATTGTTTATCTGGTCAATGATTGGGTTTATCATTCTCCGTTTTTCGGGAAAATCGTGCGGGCTTTGGGCTTCTATCCGGTTTCACAGGGCATCGAAAATGGGATGGAGCAATTGAGAGAAAAAGTTGCGCAAGGATATTCATTGGTTGTCTTTCCTGAATCTGAGCGTTCTTATAATAACAATGTCAAGAGATTTCACAAAGGCGCTTTTTATATCGCCGAACAGTTTAATTTAGACATTCTTCCTATTTACATTCACGGAAATTCTGAGGTGCAGCCGAAAGGAGATTTCATTATTTATGACGGAAGTATCACGGTAAAAGTCGGCGACAGAATTCTTAAAGAAGATTTAAGTTTCGGTGAAGATTATTCCGAAAGAACAAAGAAAATCAATGCCTATTTCCGAGACGAGTTTGCGAAACTGAGAAATGAAATTGAAGATGAAAATTATTTTAAAAAGAAATTATTTCTCAGCTTTTTATATAAAGAAAACGAAGTCGTAAAACCGGTAAAAGAAGATTTTAATCAAAACAAATCGGTCTATTTTGAGCTGAACAGACACATTGAGAATGACGCAACAATTTTCCACATCGCCGATGATTTTGGGCAAAAAGATATTTTATTGACGCTTCAGCAGGCCGGACGTAGAATTTTCAGTTTAATCAATGATTCAGAAAAAAGATCTGTGGCAAAAAACAGCTATCTTGTTCAGAAAAGAAAATTGAATTACATTGATAATCAGACACAAATCAATAAAAAGATTGATGTACTTTTAATTTCTGACGAAAATTTTCATCTTACTGATATCAAAGATTTTCCGGAGACCATTATTCTGCTGAATATTAAAAATCAGACTTTTGAAAACGCAAATTATAAACAATTGTTTAATTCAGAATCAATAAAAGTTTTTAGGCACGAATAA